One window of the Prinia subflava isolate CZ2003 ecotype Zambia chromosome 1, Cam_Psub_1.2, whole genome shotgun sequence genome contains the following:
- the SEC61B gene encoding protein transport protein Sec61 subunit beta, which translates to MPGPNPSATSVGSSGRSPSKAVAPRAAGSTVRQRKNASCGTRSAGRATSTGTGGMWRFYTEDSPGLKVGPVPVLVMSLLFIASVFMLHIWGKYTRS; encoded by the exons ATG CCCGGGCCCAACCCCAGCGCCACCAGCGTCGGCTCCTCCGGCCGCTCCCCCAGCAAGGCTGTGGCCCCCCGCGCCGCGGGATCCACCGTCCGGCAGAG GAAAAATGCCAGCTGCGGGACAAGGAGTGCAGGCCGTGCCACGTCCACAGGGACTGGTGGGATGTGGCGGTTCTACACTGAGGACTCTCCAGGGCTCAAAGT tgGACCTGTTCCAGTTTTGGTCATGAGTCTTCTTTTTATTGCTTCTGTGTTTATGCTGCACATCTGGGGTAAATACACTCGTTCCTAG
- the ALG2 gene encoding alpha-1,3/1,6-mannosyltransferase ALG2 yields the protein MRPRAAAMEEAEEAGAAGPSVLFLHPDLGLGGAERLVVDAALALRARGCRVQIWTAHYDPGRCFAETRGLAVRRAGGWIPRSVCGRGHAVCAALRMAFVALYVLLLSGETFDAFVCDQVSACIPILRLARTRKKVLFYCHFPDQLLTKRESFLKRLYRLPLDWLEEYTTGMADCIVVNSKFTASVFKDTFKSLSHINPDVLYPSLNMSSLEEIVPADIADLIPKNKKFLFLSINRYERKKNLVLALKALHELQGRLDSHEWDEVHLVMAGGYDKRVLENVEHYEELRRLAAKLGVNDHVTFLRSFSDEQKMSLFRNSICVLYTPSNEHFGIVPLEAMYMRRPVIAVNSGGPLESISHNVTGFLCDPLPTQFADAMEKIVRDPLLKDTMGAAGRVRVMEKFSSEAFSEQLYQYIRRLTE from the exons ATGCGGCCCCGCGCAGCGGCCAtggaggaggcggaggaggcGGGAGCAGCGGGCCCGTCCGTGCTGTTCCTGCACCCGGACCTGGGCCTGGGCGGCGCGGAGCGGCTGGTGGTGGACGCGGCGCTGGCGCTGCGGGCGCGGGGCTGCCGGGTGCAGATCTGGACGGCGCACTACGACCCCGGGCGCTGCTTCGCCGAGACGCGCGGGCTGGCGgtgcggcgggcgggcggctgGATCCCGCGCAGCGTGTGCGGCCGCGGGCACGCCGTGTGCGCCGCCCTGCGCATGGCCTTCGTGGCGCTCTACGTGCTGCTGCTCAGCGGGGAGACCTTCGACGCCTTCGTGTGCGACCAG GTGTCTGCCTGCATTCCTATACTTAGACTGGCCAGAACCCGTAAGAAGGTTTTGTTTTACTGCCACTTTCCCGATCAACTTCTGACCAAGAGAGAATCTTTCCTGAAGCGCCTCTACAGATTGCCGCTCGACTGGCTGGAAGAGTACACGACTGGCATGGCAGACTGTATCGTTGTGAACAGCAAGTTCACTGCCAGCGTGTTCAAGGACACGTTTAAGTCCCTGTCTCACATAAACCCAGATGTCCTCTACCCATCGCTCAACATGAGTAGCttggaagaaattgttcctgcAGACATAGCTGATCTGATACcgaaaaataaaaagttcttGTTTCTTTCCATTAATAGGtatgagagaaaaaagaatctAGTATTGGCTCTCAAAGCTTTGCACGAACTTCAAGGGAGACTTGACTCTCATGAGTGGGATGAAGTTCACCTGGTTATGGCAGGTGGTTATGATAAGCGAGTTCTGGAAAACGTGGAGCACTATGAAGAGCTGAGGAGACTCGCAGCCAAACTTGGTGTTAATGACCATGTGACTTTTCTGAGATCATTCTCAGATGAAcagaaaatgtctctttttaGAAACTCGATATGTGTGCTTTATACACCAAGCAATGAACATTTTGGCATTGTCCCTTTGGAAGCAATGTATATGAGACGTCCAGTTATAGCAGTTAATTCAGGTGGTCCCTTAGAATCAATCTCACATAATGTCACAGGATTTTTGTGTGATCCTCTGCCAACCCAATTCGCTGATGCTATGGAAAAAATTGTGAGAGATCCTCTCTTAAAGGACACaatgggagcagctgggagagtAAGAGTTATGgaaaaattttcttcagaagcTTTCTCAGAACAGCTGTACCAATACATACGCAGAttaacagaataa